The Ziziphus jujuba cultivar Dongzao chromosome 3, ASM3175591v1 region acatgttTTTGACTTGCAATACTTAATTTGAATGCATTAGTTTCTGCATTCAGTTTTGCTGGTAATGGTGCAATTGTCAATGCTTACTTATTGCATGTTTTAACCTCTACAGGGCCCAGAACTTTCAATTTCTGCAATTCTTTCTTGCGGGAAACTCTATTCAACTTGTGTTGAACTTCTTTCTGATGTGCTGCTCAAATAAAATGGCACGTTGTTTGGTTCCATGGAATTGTTTTTCCCTGTAAAATACACCAAATAAAGTTGTCGGTTTGTCTGACCAGGGTGGGAAACATTAATGCACTGACAGCTTCGAAATGACAGACATGGGGTATATTGAATTAGTGAAGCAACTGAAGACTCTGTAGACATCCAGGTTTTTCGTTTTTTGTTGGTTTCTAATCAGGAGCCCTTCTGTGGAACTTTAGTTCCAAAAAATAGgtacaattttgttttttttgttttttagtttttttctcccCAAAGTCAGCTAATATATCCTCGGATGGGCAATTTAGAAGATATGGCTTGCAGGTTTTATGCTTGACGAGTCTTAGTGCAACATCTGCCATTTtctttgcttatttatttatttttttttttggggaagggCTGAGCTGTGGTTGTACCCTGCCTTTGTTTCATATACAGCTTGAAGTACATAAAATGGTGAGAAGTTGAAATTTCATTATGcaatattaataatcatatatatatgtatatattcataatCAATAAATGATTATTTCTGGTCCGCAGGTTCTGCAACAGAGTTTATCAAGTATAGTATGAGCTTTGGGTTAAGATATAGAATGAATTGTTGTACCGATGTTTCTCTTTGGGAATTGTTCCTTCATTTATGCAAAAGTATCATTGAAAAACTTttgtataatattaaaaacagGAAAATAAATGGACATTTTACTTTTAATAATCACGATGGATAGAAAATCtagaaaaaaatgtaatttacgatataattttttttttttttttttttgggtcccttTAGTGCACTATTCATAATGTGTGAagaatttaaaaaggaaaaaaaaaaaaggggttgggTTGGATCGTCGGATCTGATTTTGGATTTGGGTAATACATATGGATCGAATATAGATATTGAAAACTTTGATGGGGATGGAATGGAGGTGAGACAAGGCGGGTCTTCATGAACCCGGATAAATCTGCTCCGACCCGCTTATCCAAACTCACCAATAAAAAGGCCACCAAAAGATATTTTTCATGCAAAAATATCTAGCCATGTTATTTTTGTTCTACTACAAAAACACAACATAATATCCTCCCactttttcttctgtttttctctctcaTACTCTCTTCCTAACCAAAAATGCCAAGCACTGCAGGGCTTCCCCTTTACACACCCACAGCTTTGATATTCACAGCGAAAAcctcatcatcgtcatcatcatcaacaaccaCCTCAAAGTCTTCATTAGGATTCAGCAAATCCTCCAACCCAGCCAGAACAAGAAGTAGAAGGAGAAGAAGCCATGGCAAACACTACTCCAATATGTCATGCAGGGCTTCTTCATCAggaacatcatcatcatcttcttcgaTGATAGAGTTCGATCTTTACGATCTTCTGGGGATTGAAAGCTCTTCGGATTACTCCCAAATCAAAACAGCTTACAGATCTTTGCAGAAGCGGTGTCATCCTGATATTGCTGGTCCTGCAGGACATGACATGGCTATCATTCTTAATGAAGCTTATGCTGTTCTCTCTGACCCTTCTTCACGTATTGCTTATGATAAGGTTTTTATAAGCCatcttttttaattgaatttacaTGTATTAATTATTAGCTCCTAAACATAGagttgttttaaattaattggaaGGAAAATTTCACTGCGAGGTTAATTTAATTTCCTGAGAATataatgataaatttatatttgattttacaattatttatatataaaagtatattttattaatatttttaatattagaattaaaatctaaatttttatagtgATATGTTTattgaatacaaaaataaaaatatagatttaaaaaaaaatgttaaaattaaatagaagaaaaatgcCCCTTGTTCCGTTGTCATTCTTTGATGAAAGTAccctaaatttatattataagtccaatttggaaaaaataaaaataaaataaataaaagttcaaATTGAGACAGATTATAtggcaaattttttattttttttttcaatttatgaaTAAGATAGTCTTTTTATATGGAAGATGATAGATTTCACCACCTAATTGTCTCTAAACAACAATTTATATGAACATAGAGAGCATAATTTCATTGAGTGACGTATATAATGTGTCCAGAATTAATACAATGCATGATTATGAGGAATTctcaatcaataaaatttaacttaGATATTGATGATACAAATACTgcatgaagaagatgatgataaaaTAAATGCAGGAGCAAGCAAAAATTGCAGGGCTTAGAGGGTACACAGGGAAACCTATATACTCAGTATGGATGGGATCAGAAAGCGAAGAACGAGCGGTTTTTGTTGATGAAGTAAAATGTGTTGGTTGCTTGAAATGTGCTCTGTTTGCTGGGAACACATTTGCTATTGAATCTGTTTATGGAAGAGCCAGAGTTGTTGCTCAGTGGGCAGACCCGGAACACAAAATCAATGAAGCCATTGAAGCTTGCCCTGTTGATTGCATCTCGTcagttttctttctctctcttacccttttggattttatttttttttgggtataatttctttttcacaaccaaaatttccaacaaaattaagcggttttttttttttccccccccttattataaaatttggaatttggattTTCACTTGGgaagcacccaaaaaaaaaaaaaaaaaaaaatgaaacaaaaattgaaacctATACACTTATCTTTTTGTGTACTAAATCCGCTGATTTTGGTggggtttttatattttacaaaatgACTTATTTCAAAAGCTCATCATCAACACAAAGGAAGTTAGACAGCAGTAGATACAGTAGAATTCCTGTTGTAATCCTAGAAACTTAGAAAATGATTCAGCAAATTTTTACAAACAGGAAAATAATACACTTAGGCTCAGTTTGGAAGAGgctaaaaaataatgtaaaaatttGGAGCTTAAAAGTAAAGCTAGTGTAAGTGTAGCTTCATAGAAGAAGAAGCATAATATCACAAACAGGATCTTAGACTTTCATTTTATCTACTCTATCTTATGCTCTAAACTCTATTTGGCTGAACCACACACAGGGTTGTTGAGAGGTCCAACCTAGCAGCTCTCGAATTTTTAATGTCAAAGCAGCCTCGTGGCAACGTAAGAGTTGGGGTGGGGAATGCAGCCGGTGCACGTGTCTCGAACATTTTCACAGATGTGAAGAAATTCCAGATCAGATTCCAGGATGCAGTGAAGAAAAATTCTACACAAAATTCCAGTGTTAGTTCTGCTGCAGAGTCTATTCTGTTGTTTTGGAACCCACTAATTTTCCAATATGTCAAcataaaaactaataaccatATAAGGTTGTTCTTTCCAGGAAACAGACCTACAAAGAGCATCAAGACTATCAGCATTTCAAGCAATCAGATCAATCTCAAACTGGTTATATTGGAAAGCACCCAAAGTA contains the following coding sequences:
- the LOC107421871 gene encoding chaperone protein dnaJ C76, chloroplastic, which codes for MPSTAGLPLYTPTALIFTAKTSSSSSSSTTTSKSSLGFSKSSNPARTRSRRRRSHGKHYSNMSCRASSSGTSSSSSSMIEFDLYDLLGIESSSDYSQIKTAYRSLQKRCHPDIAGPAGHDMAIILNEAYAVLSDPSSRIAYDKEQAKIAGLRGYTGKPIYSVWMGSESEERAVFVDEVKCVGCLKCALFAGNTFAIESVYGRARVVAQWADPEHKINEAIEACPVDCISVVERSNLAALEFLMSKQPRGNVRVGVGNAAGARVSNIFTDVKKFQIRFQDAVKKNSTQNSSETDLQRASRLSAFQAIRSISNWLYWKAPKVDGSTTAVTVQNLKQITGKCYDPSVEKLRDAAASRKQARESSKPIHRTQSKNLMPHEDYWVPSTHFLPPSSTHENSNSSTTMSEPSPTKTWKRNHDDELQTLRENNEKNPIGNWIPMGMAMAAAFIVHLQIQGAEGGVKEHMGGSLALQIVNSSWIPVVLAGITWCVIGMMSVRLAEAITNRED